In Anaerolineales bacterium, the following proteins share a genomic window:
- a CDS encoding CHC2 zinc finger domain-containing protein yields the protein MTNTLYTPIEISQWWLRRDFSLIPVQPNSKRNVRGFGIHQDKIQSAERFAVWFDDNSNLAVCASHPKRILDFDDADRYAWWAKKFPNESQSYTERTPNNGYHVFAEFYGESLDGIALVPGVELLQVVLVSPSVVNGKQYARGMGDILRMDSSVVFSHLAKPRRSIPPQRSIIRQGAGKLDQIKSSFSCLDVIQAVNPKIKVRISSRRFLSLPCPFHDDKEPSFWILPERNLWGCHACGIRGDVINLFARLHGLSNSDAIREMGKVL from the coding sequence ATGACAAATACACTTTACACCCCAATTGAAATTTCGCAATGGTGGCTAAGGCGGGACTTTTCCCTGATCCCTGTACAGCCCAATTCAAAACGCAACGTGCGCGGCTTTGGAATCCACCAGGACAAAATACAAAGCGCGGAGCGCTTCGCAGTTTGGTTTGACGATAACTCAAATCTCGCGGTGTGTGCATCTCACCCAAAAAGAATTTTGGATTTTGACGACGCGGACAGATATGCGTGGTGGGCTAAGAAATTCCCGAATGAATCACAGTCGTACACCGAACGCACGCCGAACAATGGCTATCATGTGTTTGCTGAGTTTTACGGAGAATCGCTTGACGGCATTGCGCTTGTGCCAGGCGTTGAACTTTTGCAAGTTGTGTTGGTTTCTCCATCGGTCGTGAACGGCAAGCAGTACGCGCGAGGGATGGGCGATATTCTCCGCATGGATTCGTCTGTCGTCTTTTCTCACTTAGCGAAGCCCCGAAGATCAATTCCCCCGCAGCGCTCGATCATCCGTCAGGGCGCGGGTAAGTTGGACCAAATCAAATCTTCGTTCTCGTGTCTGGATGTGATCCAAGCAGTGAACCCGAAAATCAAAGTGCGAATTTCTTCACGCAGGTTTTTGAGTTTGCCCTGTCCTTTCCATGACGACAAAGAACCGTCGTTCTGGATTCTGCCTGAGCGCAATTTGTGGGGGTGTCACGCGTGCGGAATCCGAGGCGATGTTATCAACCTGTTTGCAAGACTTCACGGACTATCGAACAGTGATGCGATCCGCGAGATGGGGAAGGTTTTATGA